From Thermithiobacillus plumbiphilus, the proteins below share one genomic window:
- the tgt gene encoding tRNA guanosine(34) transglycosylase Tgt yields MAEAPLRFELHGSDGAARTGVIHMRRGEIRTPAFMPVGTYGTVKAMTPEELREVGADIILGNTFHLMLRPGLDVVEALGGLHRMMHWDGPILTDSGGFQVFSLGALRKITEAGVKFRSPVDGQAVFLGPEESMDVQKRLGSDIVMIFDECTPYPADFETVRKSMELSLRWAARSRDAYDGEGALFGIVQGGMYPALRERSLGGLLEIGFDGYALGGLSVGESKEEMLAVLDAIMPGMPADKPRYLMGVGTPEDIVEAVRRGVDMFDCVMPTRNARNGWLFTRQGTVKLRNARYERDPGPPDPECGCYTCRHYSRAYLRHLQRNREILGARLNTIHNLHYYQDLMHDLRDAVAAGRLDSFVQDFYARRGQHVVGRSLHCGAES; encoded by the coding sequence ATGGCTGAGGCGCCCCTGCGATTTGAGCTGCATGGCAGCGACGGCGCGGCCCGCACCGGCGTCATACACATGCGCCGTGGCGAGATCCGCACGCCCGCCTTCATGCCGGTGGGGACCTATGGGACGGTCAAGGCCATGACTCCCGAGGAGTTGCGTGAGGTCGGCGCCGACATCATTCTCGGCAACACCTTCCACCTGATGCTGCGCCCGGGGCTGGATGTGGTGGAGGCGCTTGGCGGTTTACACCGCATGATGCACTGGGACGGCCCGATTCTCACCGATTCGGGGGGATTCCAGGTCTTCAGTCTCGGTGCCCTGCGCAAGATCACCGAGGCCGGGGTCAAGTTCCGTTCACCCGTGGATGGCCAGGCCGTCTTTCTCGGGCCCGAGGAATCCATGGACGTGCAGAAACGCCTTGGCTCGGATATCGTCATGATCTTTGACGAGTGCACGCCCTATCCCGCGGATTTCGAGACCGTGCGCAAAAGCATGGAGCTCAGCCTGCGCTGGGCTGCGCGCTCACGCGATGCCTATGACGGGGAGGGGGCACTGTTTGGCATCGTGCAGGGCGGCATGTATCCCGCTTTGCGTGAGCGCTCGCTTGGGGGCCTGCTCGAGATCGGCTTTGATGGCTATGCCCTTGGCGGCCTGTCCGTCGGGGAATCCAAGGAAGAGATGCTCGCAGTGCTCGATGCCATCATGCCGGGCATGCCAGCTGACAAGCCGCGCTATCTGATGGGAGTTGGCACACCGGAGGATATTGTCGAAGCGGTGCGGCGTGGAGTGGACATGTTCGACTGCGTGATGCCGACCCGCAACGCCCGCAATGGCTGGTTGTTTACCCGGCAAGGGACGGTTAAGCTACGCAATGCCCGTTACGAGCGCGACCCCGGTCCCCCCGATCCTGAATGTGGCTGCTATACTTGCCGGCATTACAGTCGGGCCTACCTGCGACATCTGCAGCGTAATCGAGAAATTCTGGGCGCGCGACTGAACACGATCCATAATCTGCACTACTATCAGGATCTCATGCACGATCTGCGTGATGCCGTTGCCGCGGGCCGGTTGGACAGCTTCGTGCAGGATTTCTATGCGCGGCGCGGACAGCATGTAGTGGGTCGTTCGCTGCATTGTGGCGCTGAGAGCTGA
- the secF gene encoding protein translocase subunit SecF, with translation MEFFKRRTAIRFMEKRRHFAVFSLILIIVSLVSLATRGLNLGIDFTGGTLVEVRYERTVPVADVRAALTQQGFGDAVVQTFGGPQDVLIRLPGGQARDSATLSTRIAAALKQGAQGQDVQVRRVEFVGPQVGKELAQQGMLALVLVILGILIYVSFRFEWRFAIGSILALLHDPILVLGFFSVTGMEFSISTLAALLAVMGYSINDTVVVFDRIREYLVQQRNKSVEMIMNESINSTLSRTIMTSMTTLLVVLALLFFGGPVLEPFAATLVVGILVGTYSSIFIASPAALWLGLKREHVVKSKLIRGTDREDGARI, from the coding sequence ATGGAATTTTTCAAGCGCCGTACCGCAATCCGTTTCATGGAAAAGCGCAGGCACTTTGCGGTTTTTTCTCTGATCCTGATCATCGTCAGCCTTGTGTCCCTAGCCACCAGGGGCCTTAATCTCGGCATCGACTTTACCGGCGGCACCCTGGTGGAAGTGCGCTACGAGCGCACTGTACCGGTTGCAGATGTGCGTGCCGCCCTGACACAGCAGGGATTTGGTGATGCTGTGGTACAGACCTTTGGTGGTCCCCAGGATGTTTTGATCCGGTTGCCGGGGGGGCAGGCACGAGACAGTGCGACCCTGAGTACCCGGATTGCCGCGGCGCTAAAGCAGGGGGCCCAGGGTCAGGATGTGCAGGTCCGTCGTGTCGAGTTTGTGGGACCACAAGTCGGAAAGGAACTGGCTCAGCAAGGTATGTTGGCCTTGGTCCTGGTGATATTGGGTATTCTGATTTACGTCAGCTTTCGTTTCGAGTGGCGATTTGCCATTGGCTCCATCCTGGCGCTTCTCCATGATCCGATTCTCGTGCTGGGGTTCTTCAGTGTTACTGGCATGGAGTTCTCCATCAGCACGCTGGCGGCCTTGCTGGCGGTCATGGGCTACTCCATAAACGATACAGTGGTCGTTTTCGACCGGATTCGCGAATATTTGGTCCAGCAAAGGAATAAGTCAGTGGAAATGATCATGAATGAGAGCATCAACTCCACGCTTTCACGCACGATCATGACCAGCATGACCACCCTGCTGGTCGTTCTGGCTCTGCTCTTTTTTGGTGGGCCGGTGCTGGAGCCTTTTGCGGCAACCCTGGTGGTCGGCATTCTGGTGGGAACCTACTCTTCGATCTTTATCGCCAGCCCGGCAGCGCTCTGGCTGGGCCTCAAGCGTGAACATGTCGTGAAATCAAAGCTGATCCGTGGTACGGATCGTGAGGATGGGGCGCGCATCTGA
- the queA gene encoding tRNA preQ1(34) S-adenosylmethionine ribosyltransferase-isomerase QueA has translation MKKQIFDYFLPEALIAQTPLPERSASRLLSLDGRTGQVADRSFRDLAVLLQPGDLLVFNDTRVIPARLHGRKQSGGAVELMLERLASPRQAWAQARASKPLRPDMEILLAEQVAVRVLGREGDLFLLESPADLPWPALLEQFGEMPLPPYIARQADTQDSERYQTVFARRPGAVAAPTAGLHFDQALLDTLSARGIEQASVTLHVGAGTFQPVRCEDIREHHMHSEYLEVPESTVAAIAAARARGGRVVAVGTTSLRALEAAAESGTLQPFAGETRLFIYPGYRFRVVDALITNFHLPQSTLLMLVCAFAGIDKTLGAYAHAVAQGYRFFSYGDAMFVTPESPETGNG, from the coding sequence GTGAAAAAACAGATCTTTGACTATTTCCTGCCTGAAGCCCTGATCGCCCAGACCCCCCTGCCAGAACGCAGTGCCTCCCGTCTCCTGTCCCTGGATGGCAGGACCGGGCAGGTGGCGGACAGGTCGTTCCGCGATCTCGCTGTCTTGCTGCAACCGGGCGACCTGTTGGTATTCAACGATACCCGGGTCATCCCGGCCCGTTTGCATGGACGCAAGCAAAGTGGCGGCGCGGTCGAGCTGATGCTGGAGAGGCTGGCTTCACCCCGCCAGGCCTGGGCTCAGGCACGTGCCTCAAAGCCGCTGCGCCCGGACATGGAGATTCTGCTGGCAGAGCAGGTTGCCGTGCGGGTGCTGGGCCGCGAGGGCGACCTCTTCCTGCTCGAAAGTCCGGCCGATCTGCCCTGGCCCGCCTTGCTGGAACAGTTCGGCGAAATGCCGTTGCCACCCTACATCGCCCGCCAGGCAGACACTCAAGACAGCGAACGCTATCAGACCGTGTTTGCCAGGCGCCCCGGCGCCGTGGCAGCCCCGACCGCGGGGCTGCACTTCGATCAGGCGCTGCTCGATACCCTCAGCGCTCGGGGCATCGAACAGGCCAGCGTGACCCTCCATGTCGGCGCCGGTACCTTCCAGCCGGTGCGCTGCGAGGACATCCGCGAGCACCACATGCATAGCGAGTATCTTGAAGTGCCGGAAAGCACGGTCGCCGCGATTGCCGCCGCCCGCGCGCGCGGTGGCCGGGTCGTGGCGGTGGGGACCACCAGTCTGCGCGCCCTGGAAGCGGCAGCTGAGAGCGGTACGCTGCAGCCCTTTGCCGGGGAAACGCGGCTATTCATCTATCCCGGCTACCGTTTCCGTGTGGTCGATGCCCTGATCACCAATTTTCATCTGCCTCAGTCGACACTGCTGATGCTGGTCTGCGCCTTTGCCGGTATCGACAAGACCCTGGGCGCCTATGCGCATGCCGTGGCGCAGGGCTACCGTTTTTTCAGTTATGGAGATGCCATGTTCGTCACGCCAGAGAGTCCGGAGACCGGCAATGGCTGA
- the yajC gene encoding preprotein translocase subunit YajC has product MSFDLISTAFAQSPAAPTETNLLMQLAPMLVIFVIFYFLLIRPQVKRAKELKQLIESLAKGDEVVTNGGVAGRVTSVNDDFVGLEVADGVIIKVQKQAVSMVLPKGSLKKG; this is encoded by the coding sequence ATGAGTTTTGACCTGATCTCCACTGCCTTTGCCCAGTCACCCGCAGCACCCACGGAGACCAACCTGCTGATGCAGCTGGCGCCCATGCTGGTGATCTTCGTGATCTTCTATTTCCTGCTGATCAGGCCCCAGGTCAAGCGCGCCAAGGAGCTCAAGCAACTGATCGAGTCCCTGGCCAAGGGTGACGAGGTCGTTACCAATGGCGGCGTGGCCGGCCGGGTCACCAGCGTCAATGACGATTTCGTCGGGCTGGAAGTGGCGGATGGCGTGATCATCAAGGTGCAGAAACAGGCCGTGAGCATGGTGCTACCCAAGGGCAGCCTCAAAAAGGGCTGA
- a CDS encoding hemolysin family protein, translating into MDNFLLVLAAFALVVLNGFFVAAEFAMVKIRATRVQALARDTGLRGRILGQVNRNLDAYLSACQLGITLASLGLGWIGEPAFARLLEPVLARAGVDSPDVVHGISFVTAFIIISYLHIVLGELAPKSMAIRQPEPVSLWTAVPLYAFYWLMYPAIWGLNLSANLVLRAFGLQVAHEGEEAHTPEELKMIVMSSHAQGELSREEGEILSRTLDFGELTAGELMRPAAEMRCLYLDRPAAENIAMMDRHRYTRYPACEGDRGNVVGLVHVKDLFAARRSGDSLDNLERFIRPIVTVHRDLPAFALFQRFRGGEAHFAIVTDERGTITGFITMDHILEALVGQIQDEFQHGPTKRWQHLPDGSLLGPASLPIYTLERELGTDILVEEVDTVGGLVMWRLERLPNPGERVSFDDFDIVVREMQGPRILRVQIYPTSDREKTDL; encoded by the coding sequence ATGGATAATTTTTTGCTTGTGCTGGCAGCTTTCGCCCTGGTTGTTCTGAATGGCTTTTTCGTGGCTGCCGAATTTGCCATGGTCAAGATCCGCGCCACGCGGGTGCAGGCCCTGGCCCGCGATACCGGGCTACGCGGCCGGATTCTCGGACAGGTCAACCGGAATCTCGATGCCTATCTCTCGGCCTGCCAGCTAGGCATCACCCTCGCCTCACTGGGGCTGGGCTGGATTGGCGAACCGGCCTTCGCCAGGCTGCTTGAACCAGTATTGGCGCGTGCCGGTGTTGATTCACCGGACGTGGTCCATGGCATTTCCTTCGTTACCGCATTCATCATCATTTCCTATCTGCACATCGTGCTGGGTGAGCTTGCGCCCAAGTCCATGGCCATCCGCCAGCCTGAACCGGTTTCCCTGTGGACTGCCGTACCTCTGTATGCCTTCTACTGGCTGATGTATCCTGCCATCTGGGGCTTGAATCTCAGTGCCAACCTGGTACTCAGGGCCTTTGGCCTGCAGGTGGCGCACGAAGGGGAGGAGGCGCATACCCCCGAAGAACTCAAGATGATCGTCATGTCCAGCCATGCCCAGGGTGAGCTGAGTCGGGAGGAGGGTGAAATTCTGTCCCGCACCCTGGATTTCGGCGAACTGACCGCAGGCGAGCTGATGCGACCGGCTGCCGAGATGCGCTGCCTTTACCTGGATCGGCCCGCCGCGGAGAACATCGCCATGATGGACCGGCATCGTTATACCCGTTATCCTGCCTGCGAGGGTGATCGGGGAAATGTGGTCGGGCTCGTTCACGTCAAGGATCTCTTCGCGGCGCGGCGCAGCGGTGACAGCCTCGACAACCTGGAACGCTTCATCCGGCCCATCGTCACCGTGCATCGGGACCTGCCGGCCTTTGCTCTGTTCCAGCGGTTTCGCGGGGGAGAGGCGCATTTTGCCATCGTCACTGACGAGCGGGGCACGATAACCGGGTTCATCACCATGGACCATATCCTGGAGGCGCTGGTAGGCCAGATCCAGGACGAATTCCAGCATGGGCCGACCAAGCGCTGGCAGCACCTGCCCGATGGCAGCCTGCTTGGGCCGGCCAGCCTGCCGATCTATACCCTGGAGCGCGAGCTCGGCACGGATATCCTGGTGGAGGAGGTCGATACCGTCGGCGGGCTGGTGATGTGGCGGCTTGAACGCCTGCCCAATCCGGGCGAGCGGGTGAGCTTTGATGATTTCGATATTGTGGTGCGCGAGATGCAAGGTCCGCGTATACTGCGAGTACAGATATATCCGACCTCGGACCGTGAAAAAACAGATCTTTGA
- the secD gene encoding protein translocase subunit SecD, which yields MKPYPLWKYLLILAVLIPSFLYFLPNLFGTVPSVEIRAPQGMIAPASADISAMLRQARIPYDSIRAQGSGLKVLFNNPADQSRAQELLRDRLPDQTEVVLANQPAAPELLQQLGGKPVNLGLDLRGGVYLLLQVQTEVAVQRAVDRYVDELRTYMQEKGVRYLRVERPNPDTLLVKMNDPQAMASAKSVLAERYPELALQPLSNADGSFLRITPTDDEKARLRKFAVEQGIITIRNRIDQLGVSEPVIQRQGESRIAVQLPGVQDTTRAKQIIGSTAQLEFKLVDEAHDLAGALAGQVPSGDAIYYDRQGQPYLLKTHTVLTGEFLNDAGSNIDQQTGQAIVNVSFDARGTRIFSRLTTENTGKRMAILLDEKVITAPVINEPITGGRAQINGFDDTQEAHSVAIMLRAGALPAPVSVIEERTVGPSLGQDSIAQGINSLVIGMLVVLVFMTAYYRLFGLVANLALALNVVMIIAALSLFGATLTLPGMAGIVLTVGMAVDANVLIYERIREELRNGMSPRAAVDAGFDRALATIVDANITTLIAGLVLFQFGTGPVRGFAVVLSIGILTSMFTAVMVSRAIIHLVMGRRRLQKLYI from the coding sequence ATGAAACCATATCCGCTCTGGAAGTACCTGCTGATTCTGGCGGTGCTGATCCCATCCTTCCTGTACTTCCTGCCCAACCTGTTCGGTACCGTGCCGTCAGTGGAGATCCGGGCGCCGCAGGGCATGATTGCCCCGGCTAGTGCCGACATTTCCGCCATGCTGCGTCAGGCGCGAATTCCCTATGACTCGATACGTGCGCAGGGGAGCGGCTTGAAAGTGCTTTTCAATAATCCTGCCGACCAGTCCCGAGCCCAGGAGTTGCTGCGCGACAGGCTTCCCGATCAGACCGAGGTGGTGCTCGCCAATCAGCCGGCTGCCCCGGAGCTGTTGCAGCAGCTTGGCGGTAAGCCTGTCAACCTGGGCCTCGATCTGCGTGGCGGGGTCTATCTGCTCCTGCAGGTGCAGACCGAGGTCGCGGTCCAGCGTGCCGTTGACCGTTATGTCGATGAACTGCGTACCTACATGCAGGAGAAAGGCGTTCGCTATCTGCGGGTGGAACGACCGAATCCCGATACCCTGTTGGTGAAAATGAATGATCCGCAAGCCATGGCATCGGCCAAGTCGGTGCTCGCCGAGAGATATCCGGAACTTGCCCTGCAGCCCCTGAGCAATGCCGACGGCAGCTTCCTGCGGATCACCCCCACGGATGATGAAAAGGCGCGGCTGCGCAAGTTTGCAGTGGAACAGGGCATCATCACCATCCGTAACCGCATCGACCAGCTGGGCGTGAGCGAGCCCGTCATCCAGCGCCAGGGTGAGAGCCGCATTGCGGTACAGTTGCCAGGCGTGCAGGACACCACCCGCGCCAAGCAGATCATCGGCTCCACGGCGCAGCTCGAATTCAAGCTGGTCGACGAGGCGCACGACCTCGCTGGCGCATTGGCCGGCCAGGTGCCGAGCGGGGATGCCATTTATTATGACCGTCAGGGCCAGCCTTACCTGCTCAAGACACATACTGTGCTGACAGGCGAATTTCTGAACGATGCCGGCTCGAACATCGACCAGCAGACCGGACAGGCCATCGTCAACGTCAGCTTCGATGCCCGCGGTACCCGCATCTTCTCGCGCCTGACCACCGAGAACACCGGCAAGCGCATGGCCATTCTGCTCGACGAGAAGGTCATCACGGCGCCCGTGATCAACGAGCCGATCACCGGCGGCCGCGCGCAGATCAACGGTTTTGATGATACCCAGGAAGCTCATAGCGTCGCCATCATGCTCCGCGCTGGCGCCCTGCCGGCCCCGGTCAGCGTGATCGAGGAACGTACCGTGGGTCCGAGCCTGGGTCAGGACTCCATCGCCCAGGGAATCAACTCGCTTGTCATCGGCATGCTGGTGGTGCTGGTATTCATGACGGCCTACTACCGTCTGTTTGGTCTGGTGGCCAATCTGGCTCTGGCGCTCAATGTCGTGATGATCATCGCGGCCCTGTCACTATTCGGAGCGACCCTGACCCTGCCAGGCATGGCGGGTATCGTGCTGACGGTGGGCATGGCAGTGGATGCAAATGTGCTCATTTATGAGCGCATTCGTGAGGAACTCCGCAATGGCATGAGCCCGCGCGCCGCCGTGGACGCCGGCTTTGATCGGGCGCTGGCGACAATCGTTGACGCCAATATCACAACCCTTATTGCCGGTCTGGTACTCTTTCAGTTCGGAACGGGTCCGGTACGCGGTTTTGCGGTCGTGCTGAGCATCGGCATTCTTACTTCAATGTTTACCGCTGTGATGGTCAGCCGTGCAATCATTCACCTGGTCATGGGCCGCCGGCGTTTGCAGAAGTTATACATCTAA